The window CGGGGTGGTTCAGCAGACTCAGGGGTTCAAGGATCTGATCACCTGGCTTCAAAGCATCCAGATGGACCCGTTGTACTTCGTCTTCTTCACGGTGGCTGTGGCGGCCGGCGCCTGTGGCTCCGCGTCTGGCGGTTTGGGCGTTGCCTTCAACGCGTTGAAAAACACCTATATCGAAATGGGCGCTCAACTTCCTTATGTCCACCGTATCGCGGCCATCGCCTGGCACCCTGGACAGCCTTCCCCACCAGGGCGCACAGATCACCTTGTTGGGCATCTGCAAGTTGAACCACAGAGAGGGTTACTGGGACATCTTCATCACCCAAATTATCATCCCCATCATCGCGGGCGTCGTGTTTATTTGGCTGGGCCAGATAGGGCTGTAATTTGAAGTCATTATTATCTAAAGTCTGAAAGGCCATCGGGGTGAGATATTTCTAGTATCTTGCCCCGATATTATTTGATTTTTTGATTTAAGGGGGGTATCGTCGTGCAGGATAAAGTCGTGCGGGATAAAATAGAAACCCTTTCGACGCTGAAGGCCAAACTCACCGCCGGCGGTGGAGAAAAGAAGGTGGCAAAACAACATTCTCTCGGAAAAATGACGGCGCGGGAACGAATCGCGGCGTTGTTTGACGAAGGGAGTTTTGTGGAAATCGATACATTCGTGGAGCAGAGATGTGTTTATTTCGGCATGGATAAAATGGAGATTCCCGGAGAAGGAGTCATCACGGGTTACGGCACCGTTAATAACCGCCTGGTCTACGTTTTCGCGCAGGACTTCACGGTCATTGGGGGTACATTGGGAGAAATGCACGCGAGCAAGGTCTGCAAAATCCTCGACCTCGCGATAAAGGTTGGCGCTCCGGTGGTGGGTATCAACGATTCGGGAGGAGCCCGCATTCAAGAGGCAGTCGACGCGATGCGAGGGTACGGAGATATCTTTTACCGCAATACTATCGCGTCGGGCGTGGTGCCTCAGCTTTCGATCATCATGGGGCCCTGCGCGGGAGGGGCGACCTATTCCCCCGCGCTGACTGATTTCATTTTCATGGTGGACAAAATTTCAAATATGTTCATCACCGGCCCTCAGGTGATCAAAGCCGTCACCGGAGAAGACGTGACGGTGGAAACCCTTGGCGGGTCAATGACCCACAATGCTGTTTCAGGAGTGGCGCATTTTGTCTGTCCAAACGAGATAACGTGTCTGGCTGGAGTGCGTAAATTGCTCGGATTTCTTCCCTCAAGCAACAGAGAGCTTCCGCCGCTTCTCGAATGTTCGGACTCCTGCGACCGCCTTTGCTCCGAACTCGACACGATCCTTCCAGACTCCTCGAACCGGACGTATAATATGAAAAGCGTCATTATATCAGTGGTAGATTATCATGATTTCTTTGAAGTCCAACCCTATTACGCGCAAAATATCATTACCGGTTTCGCTCGTGTCGGTGGACAGGCGGTGGGTATCATCGCCAGTCAGCCGCAGGTCATGGCGGGGTGCATAGACATCAATGCCTCCGACAAATCTAGTCGTTTTATATCGATTTGCGACAGTTTCAACGTGCCTCTGCTGAGTTTTGTCGATGTTCCGGGCTTCATGCCGGGAACTAACCAGGAATATGGTGGCATCATCCGTCACGGAGCCAAGCTGCTTTACGCCTATTCCGAGGCGACCGTGCCCAAGGTGACCGTTATCGTTCGCAAGGCATACGGCGGAGCCTACATCGCGATGTGCTCGCGGCATTTGGGGGCAGATATGGTGTTGGCTTGGCCAACCGCTGAAATTGCGGTGATGGGGGCCGAGGGAGCGGCCAATATCATTTTCAAGAAAGAGATCGAATCGGCGGAAAATCCCGACGCGCTGCGAAAAGCCAAAATCGACGAGTACACCGCGGAGTTTTCCAACCCTTATCAAGCCGCCAAGCGCGGTTACATCGACGATGTCATCAATCCTTCCGAGACCCGAAAACGTGTCGCTTCGGCACTGAGAATGCTCATGGCAAAATGCGAGAGCCGCCCCGCCAAAAAGCACGGTAATTTCCCTGTCTGATGAAAAGAGTCTAATGAAAAGAGTCTGATGAAAAGAGAGGGATGCCTGGGAGTATTCGCGGATCGTATTTGTCACGGAAGACGCGAAAGAAGGCCTCAAGCGTTCCTCGAAAAGAGAAAGCCAAAGTTCAAGAAAAAATAAACACAAAACGTCCGGGTAGAGTAAATACTCTCCCGGATGTTGTTTTTCTTGGAAGTTGTGTGCTCGACGTCACTCTTTTAATTTAGCCTAATACGAGTCCGTTATTGTGGCGCCACGTGCTAACCATGTGAAATACCTAGAAAACTCTATCGGAGAAAGCATCGAAAAGAAACGTTTAATTGTGTCACGTGAAGGAATACCATAGGGCAAATGCAAAAATGTAGAAAATCATTTCTTTTTGCTCTCACCAGAGAATGCAATATCATTGAAACCATCAGCGCCGCAAATCACAGCGCACAAAGTAATAATTAAATGTCCATCTCAACCAGACGTTCCCTCAGCCGAAAATATCGTGCTTCCGGTCTTTGCCAATACTCTTCTTCTATACATCTATACATCGTCACTCCTGAAAATGGATTATTTACCGCCATCGTCTGCACGATTTCCATCCCCATATCCGTGTCCGCGAAATGGCAAACCACGAGCTGCGCAACCCGCAGTTTCGCGTTTTTTCACGCGTGGCGCATACGTCTCATCAACTCAACGCAACGACCGAACTACCTCAAGGGAGAGTTCGACATTCTCCGCGACAATTTCGGGAGGCGTTCCCTTATGTAGCATTCTTTTTGCTATTGCAATAGCCTTGTTGTATTCGCCTCTTGCTTCACCTATTACTTCGCCTTCTGCTTTGCCTTCTGCTCTGCCTTCTGCTTTGCCTTCTGCTTTGCCTTCCGCTTTGGCATCGTCGATTTCGGCCATTTTGTCCATCTCAGCCAGACGCTCCCTCAGCCGAAAATATCGTGCTTCCGGTCTTTGCCAATACTCTTGCTCTGTGCGTCGCAACTCCTGAAAAATTGGATCCTTTACCGCCATCGTCTGCATGATTTCCACCCCCATATCCGTGTCTGCGAAATACGCACCCCACACTCCAAGTCGGTCCTTTTCCGTTAAAGGTTCATCAGCTTTCACTTTCTTTAGAAGATTTTCCAGTATCGTCTCGAATTTCGGAAGCTCCACAAATGCAAGAACTTCATGCCGTGACAATATTTTTCCGGTTTTGGGGTTCATCAGCATAAAATCCCATATCGCTTGCGAGTCCTTGCTGAAAAGGTTAAACCCCGTCAACGAGATCGATATCGTCGGTTTCAGGTCGGAGTACCTCCCACCTTTTTCGAGCTGCCCGCTGAAATCTTGTGCCCAATAGAAGATCTCACGCTCGACGAAAGAAGAGTGTTTCCGCCTTTGCAGCTCAATAATTTGTTTGCGCCCATTCTCGTCTGTCGCGTGAATATCCAGGCGCGACAGCTTAAGTTCTTGGCCGCTTGGCGGGAGCTCCGAGTTCTCAATGGTAAGAGACACAATCCGTGGATGCTCCACAGAGACAAAGATGCAGTTGAGCAGATCCATCAGCAACGGCACGCGTACCCGACGACCCAGCAGAAATTTGAAAAATCTGTCATCCTGCCTGTCTACTGCATAGGGAAGTTTTCCCTCTTCCAAAAGACGAAACATCTCATCCCGCTCGGCGTCGGTAAGCCGCAGCAAAGGGTCCTGGTCCGTTTCCATTATCTCTCTCATGTCTTTACTCTCCTCAATCTCCTCACTAGACTTTCAAGTTTCGTTGTTTTCACTTTATCAAAGCACTTTTGAGATCGGCGTCGGTATTTGAGACTCATAATAGCGATACCCATGTGGATTTTATCATTGCTTGATTGACAAGAGGGAAAAACGTGGTATTATTCTTCCAATTTAACAATTTATAAACCGTTGACGTGGAAGTAAAGGTGCGACGTGCAGCTACAGAGAGCCGAACGAGGTGAGAGCCGGCGCAACGCAGCGCATTAGAATGGTCCGCTGAGGGCGCGGTCAAAGGGAGCGTAACACTTTCCCAAGTATTCTGCGACGTAACGCATACGTCAGTTGCGGGGAATATGATGGTATTCCGCAAGCGTTCAAGGTCTTTTTATCCGATTCTCACCTGGCAAGAGTTTTCGTTAGGGAGGTCTCGGGGAGGGCCAGTGAGGTTGTTTTTGGCCGATAAGCAGAAAGCCAGCGACGAAGGAGTTGTGCGAATCGTTTAGTTTCTTCATCTAGTTTCTTCATCAACGGCCTCCGCCCTCCTAAACTTGAACAAATACGGTATTCCTAAAAGAGCGCACAGGCGTATGCAGGCATATGTCTGTGAATCAAGGTGGCACCGCGGGAAATCGAGAAATCGAAGCCCGTCCTTGACAATATTTTGTCGAGGGTGGGCTTTTTTGCTGCCCTCGCGAAGGAGGAGTTTTTGTGATCAGACCAACGTTGGAGGAGGCAAGGAACCTATCGCAGGGCAACACGCTCGTGCCGATAGCGATGGAGCTTTTCGCGGACATCAAGACTCCGGTCGAGGTGTTCAGGACGCTCAAGGACAGGGGGCGTGAGGCCTACATCCTGGAGAGCGCGGCGAGCGGTGAGAGCTGGGGGCGCTACACGTTTCTGGGGAGTGCTCCGGTGCTGGAGGTATCGGGCAGGGAGGGCCGCGTGATCGTTAAATACCGCGGGGTCGAGGATATTCTTCCCGGAGACGCGCATTCGGCGCTCAAGGAGTTCGTCGGTTCGTACAGAAGCCCCCGCATCGCCTACATGCCGCCCTTTACCGGGGGATTCGTCGGATATTTCGCGTATGAGTACATCAGGCACACCGAGCCGACGCTCAAATTGACGGATTCGGATTCCGTGGGGTTCGACGATTTTCGCCTCATGCTCTTCGACCGAGTTATAGCGTTCGACAACTTCCGCCAGAAGATCATCCTCACCGTCAATATCCCGACGAACGAGCTTGAAAAGAGCTATATCGACGGTGTGGCCGCGCTGAAGGACATGGAGAACCTCGTCAAGTCGAACATCTCGGAACGCGTTCAGGAGAGTTCCGCATCGGCTCGCTTCACCACGTCATTCACCAAGGAGGCGTTTTGCGCCGCGGTGGAAAAGGCCAAACACCACATCCACGAGGGCGATATTTTCCAGTGCGTTCCCTCCATCCGCTTCAAGTCCCCTTACAGCGGCGACTTGCTTCAGCCCTATAGGATACTGAGGACGACGAATCCGTCGGCGTACATGTTCAACGTCTGTTTCAGCGACATGGAGGTCGCCGGAGCGTCTCCGGAGACGCTTGTGTCGCTGAAGAACGGCGTGATCAGCACGTACCCCCTCGCCGGGACATGCCGCCGCACCGACGACGACGAGGAAACCAAGACGCTCATCGAGGCGCTGACGCACGACGAGAAAGAGCTTGCCGAACATGACATGCTCGTGGACCTCGGACGTAACGATTTGGGCAAGATATGCCGCTTCGGAAGCGTGAGGGTTGACGAGTATCGGAGCGTAAAGAAGCTCAGTCACGTCTGTCACATAGCCTCAAGGGTGACGGGGGAGCTGAAGGAGGGGTACGAGGCCCTGGATGTGATGGCCGCGGTACTTCCCGCCGGAACTCTGTCGGGCGCGCCGAAGAAACGCGCCTGCGAGATAATCGACGACATCGAGGAGGAACGCCGCGGTGTCTATGGCGGAGCGCTAGGATACATTGATTTCGCTGGAAACATGGACTTGTGCATCGGCATCAGGATGGCGGTGCTGAAGGATGGATTTGTCTACGTCCAGGCCGGCGCGGGCGTTGTGGCGGACAGCGTGCCCGAACGGGAGTATGAGGAATGTCTGCGCAAAGCCAAGGCCATGATGGAAGCTATCAGAGAGGCCATGAAGGGAGGGTCGGGATATGATTCTGCTGATAGACAACTACGACAGCTTTACCTATAACCTGTACCAGCTCGCCGGGATGATCAACCCGGACATCATGACGGTCAAGAACGACGAACGGACCGTCGATGAAATTGCTCGTCTTGCTCCAAGCCACATTATTATCTCGCCCGGTCCCGGTAGGCCGCACGACGCCGGTGTATGCGAGGACGTGATCACGCGATTCGCCGCCGCCATACCGATACTGGGGGTATGCCTTGGCCACCAGGCCATATGCGAGGCGTTTGGCGCGGAAATAACGTATGCTTCTCGTTTGGTGCACGGAAAAGCAAGCGCTGTGCGAGTCGACGAGAGCGCGACGATATTCCGAGGCCTCCCCCCGGTGATAAAGGCTGCTCGCTACCACTCCCTCGTTGCCCGCAGGGATACGATTCCGAACGAGCTGGCGGTCATCGCCGAGGACGAGTTCGGGGAGGTGATGGGCGTCAGGCACCGGATCCACGGTGTATACGGCGTGCAGTTCCACCCGGAGTCCATCTTGACCCAAAACGGCGACGTGATCATGAAGAACTTCCTATTGATCGGATGCCGGTAATGCGTTGTATAGGTGAAGACATCAGCAAAAAACATAACATTCAATCCCTTCTACTTCGTAGTTTTATTAATTACATTGGTAAGGGATTGCATTATGGATATGCTATCACATTTAAATTGATGATATTTAAATTGATGACACTTAAATTGATGACACTGACGGTTCGTCTAGGAAAACCGTCAGTGGACAAGAGAGAATTCGCGAGATTCTCAAGAATTTCTATAATAATTGATGAGGCAGCCGTCTATCAGGATTTGGCGTTCAACGTCTGTCAAATTCCCGATCGTCAAATGGATTCTCACGATTTTTTCCCCGATGACGTAGGCCTTTATATCATCGGATTTTTCCGTCAACGCTTTTTTTATTCCGGGGAAAATGAGATAGTCGCCTAGCTTGAAACGCGTTGCGTCTTCGGTCAAGAAGGGGATAATACCCCAATTGATCAGGTTGGAGCGGTAACGTTTAGTCGCGTATTCCTTGGCTAGGTTGGCGGACGCGCCCAAAACTCTTTGGCACGAGGCAGCCTGCTCCCGTGCGGACCCGTCTCCGGGTTTGTTGGCGTATATCGCGCTGCCGATACTCATACGCTTTGGGTCCACGCCTTGGCAGCCCGGTATCGCCATGATTTTTCGGCAAATTTCGATGAACTCGGCCGAATTTGCTCCTTTGTCCCTTGTCTCTTCCATTGCGCGCGCGTTTTTCGCTCTCTCCACGTAACCGGCGTCTTTGCGGCTCAAGGTGAACTCGGCCAGGCGCAGAGGGTTCGAGCGATAAGATGAAGTCTCCCCGGAGGGAATTAACTCGTCCGTCGTCGTTACAGGATCCGTGATGTAAGACGCGATTTTGACCAGCAGATCATCGGCCAGCGAGGAGATTTTCGGCCAGTCTTTGATGTTGGGGCCGAACACCAGAGGAGAGTCGGGCAGGGGTTTCCCTGTTCCGTCATACACGCGTTTCATGTAAACGTTTCGGTCGAAAAAGAAGGAATGTCTTCCGTAACGGGTTTCCAGTTCGTCCGCCGCGGTCAGCCGTCCGCCGTTCATGGCGGTGGCGGCGATCGAGCGCGCGTCCATCAAGGCCACAGAGGCAATTTGCCCCTCTCCGGGCTTGGAACCCTCGCGATTCGGGAAATTGCGAGTCGTGTGGCGAATGGAAAACTCCCCGTTCGCCGGGGTATCTCCAGCGCCGAAACAGGGACCGCAAAAAGCCGAACGCACGATGACGCCAGCGCTCATGAGCTTCGCTATGGCACCGTTTCGGCTCAACTCCACATACGATGGCTGGCTATCGGGGTATAAGCTCATGGAAAAAGCGCCGTTGCCGATGGACGCGTCGCCCAGGGTGTCGACCACAGCCATGACGTTTTCGTAAATACCTCCGGAACATCCCGCCACAATGGCCTGATCGACGAAAATACCGCCGTTTTTGAACTTGCCTCGCAACTTGAAGTCGAGGGTTGAAATTCCTAAAATTTTCGCGCCATTCTCCTCGGCCTCAGCCAAAATCTCCGGCGCGTGTTTTTGGAGCTCACGTATAGTGTAGACGTTGCTTGGGTGGAAAGGCATCGCGATGCACGGTTCGATTTCGGAAAGATCCACGTGGATCATCCCGTCGTAATAAGCGACTCCGCGAGGCGCGAGTTCTTTGTAATCTTCCTCCCGTCCATGAGCTGTGAGATATTCGCAGACCTTGTCGTCCGTTTTCCAAATGGAACTCCAACAGGTTGTCTCAGTGGTCATGACGTCGATGCCGTTGCGGTAGTCCACCGACAGGTTCGCCACCCCGTCCCCCAGGAACTCCATCACCTTGTTTTTGACGTATCCATTCTCGAAAACCGCTTTGATAAGGGAGAGAGCCACGTCGTGGGGCCCCACCCCCCTCCGGGGCTTTCCGGTCAGGAAGACCCCCACAACTTCGGGGTACGGGAGGTCGTAAGTCTTGCCCAGCAACTGTTTGGCGAGTTCGCCCCCTCCTTCCCCCACGCCCATTGTGCCCAGGGCGCCGTAGCGGGTGTGGCTGTCCGAACCCAGAATCATCTTGCCGCAACCCGCCATCATCTCCCGGTTGTACGAGTGGATAATCGCCAGATGCGGAGGAACGTAAATTCCTCCGTATTTTTGAGCGGCCGAGAGCGCGAACATGTGATCGTCTTGGTTGATCGTCCCACCCACCGCGCAGAGGCTGTTATGACAATTCGTCATCACGAAGGGCAAAGGGAATTGCTCCATTCCACTGGCCCGCGCCGTCTGGATGATGCCGACGTAGGTGATATCATGGGAAGTGAGGGAGTCGAACCCGATTTCCAAATTTTTCTCGTTTTTCTCGTTTTTCCCGTTTTCCTTGTCGCCCTTATTGTGAGTGACTAGAATCGAATAGGTTATTGTGCCCTTTTTCGCCTCTTCACGGTTGAAAACCACTCCATTCACTTCATCTTTATCCACTCCATCAAGCGCGGATTGCGATTTTTCGATTTCTCTTTCCGGCAGGATATCGGAGCCGTTGACCACGTAGACACCTGTGTCGTAGAGTTTTATCATGATATGGATCACCTTATCCGTTCATAAAAGCGTTTATAAAAGCGTTTATAAAAGAAGAGAGACGACGAAACAGAACGCCGCCGCGAAAGACACGCTGGACGGGACAGCGACGAAAATGAGTTTCGGGAAAAGCGCCGCGCGCTCATCGTCTTTTGAGCAAGCTCCCAAAATCAAGCTGCCTCCTGAGGAAAACGGCGATATGGCGGACGATTGCGAGCCTATGACGATACACGTGAAAAGGATCATAGGTGAAATGCCGGTGGCTTGCGCGACGGCGGGAACCAGCGGGAATAAAGCGGGGCAGACCACGCCCAGGGTACTGCTGAAGAAGGACATGAAAGCGCCGATTACCCCAAAAGCGACGGGGATGAAAGTCACGGAAATATTCGAGCTGACCCAACTGGACAATAAGTTTATTGTACCGGCCTTTATGGCCACGGCGATCAACATGCCCACACCGCAAATCATGATCAGCGTCTCCCAAGGGATTTTTGCTATTACTTCCTTCTGTGGGGCCAATTTGAAAAGCAACGCGATCACCGCCATAACAAACGCGATTAGTCCCACATCGACTCTGGCGTTGAGAAAAGTTATCGTCGCGTTGTCCGGCGCTATGATATGGGCCAGGGGCGGGACCAGAATCAAGATGATCATAATGAACATCAAATACAAATTGAAGATCTGTTTTTTGTTGAATTTTTCGGGTTTATCCATGTCCTCGATGCGTGCCATATTCTTGCCGCCTCCGGATAAGAAGAAAAACCCGGCTATCAGCAACAGCGAAAAAATTATGGACGCGACGAACACCACGGCGGAATACCGAAACGAATCTGGAGTGTACCCGGCGTTATCCATCAACCCCCTGAAAACCACGCCGCTACCGCTGGTCATGAAGTTGGCGCCGCTCAAGGCCCCGCAATTCACGGCTATGGCTCCGATCAGCTTGCTCACCTTGAGTTTATCGCAGAGAATCAGCGCGATGGGCGCGGAGAAGGCCAAAACCGAGAAGAAACCGGCGCCCAAAGCGGCGATGAACGCGGCGGAGAAATAAATAATGAAGGGAAGCAGGTAAGGCGCTCGTCTGCAGGAATATAGGATACGCGCGGAAATTTTTTCCAGCGTGCCGTTGAGAAGGGCGAAATTATAAAACAGCGAGACCGCGAGGATGACGAAAAAGATACTCACGGGCCACATTCTCACAATCTCTCCAGGGCTCAGGTCGAGCACGAAGCACCCCAGCAGGTACGCGAACGCGATGGCGAAAATGCCCGTGTTGATTTTGGTGACATACCCCAGCGCTATGGCTGCCATGATCGCCGATATAATGTAAACACTTATCATGAGCAAGTTACCTCCTTCTTATGTGTATGTTCATTTCATATACTCAACAGCTTGGCGGGAATGTTTCTGCTCATCTCAAACAGTTGAGCGTCGTCTATTCCGTTATCCGAGAGGTACTGGAGGTACTCTTCCAAAGCCAATTCCCAGTGGGGGTTCTCCACTTGGCCGCCATCGGTGGAAATCAGGACATTTTTGTATCCCACTGTCCTGATGACCCGCAGGTTATCCTCCAGGTTGTTCTTATAAACGCCGCCGCCCATGGGCTGGGCGTAACATCTTTCGAGGTACACACCGTAATCTTTCGTGATTTTGATCTGATCTTCGAGAGACATGCCGACGATGTGAAACTCCGGATGAGTGACGACGATTTTATTGATGCCCATGTTCTTGGCCGCCTCGACTACCGTGAAAATTTCCTTTGGGGCCAGGTGCGCGGTGCCCAGCGCCACATCATAATCCTTGATGATACGCAGTATCTCCCTTAGAGGCTCGACGATCTTACCATCGGAAACGCACTCTATACCTCCGCTGTTTCCGTCTTTTCCGTCCTTGACGAGCTGGTTGACTGCGTGAGTGGTGGGCAGCCACACCACCTTCGCCCCCATTTTCAAGGCGGTTTCCACTGCCACGGGGTTGAGACCACC of the Synergistaceae bacterium genome contains:
- a CDS encoding hydratase; this translates as MIKLYDTGVYVVNGSDILPEREIEKSQSALDGVDKDEVNGVVFNREEAKKGTITYSILVTHNKGDKENGKNEKNEKNLEIGFDSLTSHDITYVGIIQTARASGMEQFPLPFVMTNCHNSLCAVGGTINQDDHMFALSAAQKYGGIYVPPHLAIIHSYNREMMAGCGKMILGSDSHTRYGALGTMGVGEGGGELAKQLLGKTYDLPYPEVVGVFLTGKPRRGVGPHDVALSLIKAVFENGYVKNKVMEFLGDGVANLSVDYRNGIDVMTTETTCWSSIWKTDDKVCEYLTAHGREEDYKELAPRGVAYYDGMIHVDLSEIEPCIAMPFHPSNVYTIRELQKHAPEILAEAEENGAKILGISTLDFKLRGKFKNGGIFVDQAIVAGCSGGIYENVMAVVDTLGDASIGNGAFSMSLYPDSQPSYVELSRNGAIAKLMSAGVIVRSAFCGPCFGAGDTPANGEFSIRHTTRNFPNREGSKPGEGQIASVALMDARSIAATAMNGGRLTAADELETRYGRHSFFFDRNVYMKRVYDGTGKPLPDSPLVFGPNIKDWPKISSLADDLLVKIASYITDPVTTTDELIPSGETSSYRSNPLRLAEFTLSRKDAGYVERAKNARAMEETRDKGANSAEFIEICRKIMAIPGCQGVDPKRMSIGSAIYANKPGDGSAREQAASCQRVLGASANLAKEYATKRYRSNLINWGIIPFLTEDATRFKLGDYLIFPGIKKALTEKSDDIKAYVIGEKIVRIHLTIGNLTDVERQILIDGCLINYYRNS
- a CDS encoding Rpn family recombination-promoting nuclease/putative transposase; amino-acid sequence: MREIMETDQDPLLRLTDAERDEMFRLLEEGKLPYAVDRQDDRFFKFLLGRRVRVPLLMDLLNCIFVSVEHPRIVSLTIENSELPPSGQELKLSRLDIHATDENGRKQIIELQRRKHSSFVEREIFYWAQDFSGQLEKGGRYSDLKPTISISLTGFNLFSKDSQAIWDFMLMNPKTGKILSRHEVLAFVELPKFETILENLLKKVKADEPLTEKDRLGVWGAYFADTDMGVEIMQTMAVKDPIFQELRRTEQEYWQRPEARYFRLRERLAEMDKMAEIDDAKAEGKAEGKAEGRAEGKAEGEVIGEARGEYNKAIAIAKRMLHKGTPPEIVAENVELSLEVVRSLR
- a CDS encoding DUF6282 family protein, encoding MRKISLEGIIDMHVHSAPDIRKRAYTDIELMNAAVKVKARAVVIKSHHGTTMNRAFLVNEFNKILHKGSNNFTMFGSITLNKAVGGLNPVAVETALKMGAKVVWLPTTHAVNQLVKDGKDGNSGGIECVSDGKIVEPLREILRIIKDYDVALGTAHLAPKEIFTVVEAAKNMGINKIVVTHPEFHIVGMSLEDQIKITKDYGVYLERCYAQPMGGGVYKNNLEDNLRVIRTVGYKNVLISTDGGQVENPHWELALEEYLQYLSDNGIDDAQLFEMSRNIPAKLLSI
- a CDS encoding methylmalonyl-CoA carboxyltransferase, coding for MRDKIETLSTLKAKLTAGGGEKKVAKQHSLGKMTARERIAALFDEGSFVEIDTFVEQRCVYFGMDKMEIPGEGVITGYGTVNNRLVYVFAQDFTVIGGTLGEMHASKVCKILDLAIKVGAPVVGINDSGGARIQEAVDAMRGYGDIFYRNTIASGVVPQLSIIMGPCAGGATYSPALTDFIFMVDKISNMFITGPQVIKAVTGEDVTVETLGGSMTHNAVSGVAHFVCPNEITCLAGVRKLLGFLPSSNRELPPLLECSDSCDRLCSELDTILPDSSNRTYNMKSVIISVVDYHDFFEVQPYYAQNIITGFARVGGQAVGIIASQPQVMAGCIDINASDKSSRFISICDSFNVPLLSFVDVPGFMPGTNQEYGGIIRHGAKLLYAYSEATVPKVTVIVRKAYGGAYIAMCSRHLGADMVLAWPTAEIAVMGAEGAANIIFKKEIESAENPDALRKAKIDEYTAEFSNPYQAAKRGYIDDVINPSETRKRVASALRMLMAKCESRPAKKHGNFPV
- a CDS encoding anthranilate synthase component I family protein, yielding MELFADIKTPVEVFRTLKDRGREAYILESAASGESWGRYTFLGSAPVLEVSGREGRVIVKYRGVEDILPGDAHSALKEFVGSYRSPRIAYMPPFTGGFVGYFAYEYIRHTEPTLKLTDSDSVGFDDFRLMLFDRVIAFDNFRQKIILTVNIPTNELEKSYIDGVAALKDMENLVKSNISERVQESSASARFTTSFTKEAFCAAVEKAKHHIHEGDIFQCVPSIRFKSPYSGDLLQPYRILRTTNPSAYMFNVCFSDMEVAGASPETLVSLKNGVISTYPLAGTCRRTDDDEETKTLIEALTHDEKELAEHDMLVDLGRNDLGKICRFGSVRVDEYRSVKKLSHVCHIASRVTGELKEGYEALDVMAAVLPAGTLSGAPKKRACEIIDDIEEERRGVYGGALGYIDFAGNMDLCIGIRMAVLKDGFVYVQAGAGVVADSVPEREYEECLRKAKAMMEAIREAMKGGSGYDSADRQLRQLYL
- a CDS encoding SLC13 family permease, yielding MISVYIISAIMAAIALGYVTKINTGIFAIAFAYLLGCFVLDLSPGEIVRMWPVSIFFVILAVSLFYNFALLNGTLEKISARILYSCRRAPYLLPFIIYFSAAFIAALGAGFFSVLAFSAPIALILCDKLKVSKLIGAIAVNCGALSGANFMTSGSGVVFRGLMDNAGYTPDSFRYSAVVFVASIIFSLLLIAGFFFLSGGGKNMARIEDMDKPEKFNKKQIFNLYLMFIMIILILVPPLAHIIAPDNATITFLNARVDVGLIAFVMAVIALLFKLAPQKEVIAKIPWETLIMICGVGMLIAVAIKAGTINLLSSWVSSNISVTFIPVAFGVIGAFMSFFSSTLGVVCPALFPLVPAVAQATGISPMILFTCIVIGSQSSAISPFSSGGSLILGACSKDDERAALFPKLIFVAVPSSVSFAAAFCFVVSLLL
- a CDS encoding aminodeoxychorismate/anthranilate synthase component II is translated as MILLIDNYDSFTYNLYQLAGMINPDIMTVKNDERTVDEIARLAPSHIIISPGPGRPHDAGVCEDVITRFAAAIPILGVCLGHQAICEAFGAEITYASRLVHGKASAVRVDESATIFRGLPPVIKAARYHSLVARRDTIPNELAVIAEDEFGEVMGVRHRIHGVYGVQFHPESILTQNGDVIMKNFLLIGCR